A portion of the Lusitaniella coriacea LEGE 07157 genome contains these proteins:
- a CDS encoding protein kinase domain-containing protein: MKASVELASGTLIDNRYRIQKLLGSGGLGRTYLVTDERRFDEQCVLKEFVPTRRDPEGLEKARLLFQREAKVLHQLAHPQIPKFLAWFEEKQRLFLVQEYLEGKNYLTLLNERKQEGKKFSEAEILRWLQALLPVLDYIHRTGVIHRDISPDNIMLPTGEGETGEALPVLIDFGVVKQAIAGNRDSASSSGKPTAFVGKVGYSPPEQLHFGQCYPSSDLYALAASAVVLLTGKLPSQLFDCTAMEWQWRDRAQIGETLGGILDKMLIQKPQFRYPSAADVLSALSPVVPSRSWFPLIANPKSTAVIPASPASKTPRLQQSPEGIALSPQHRRNAIILGSVTLFCLGLLGIGWHSPYISWICKPFNYCARDREFQELYQQTLDDGTKARLQTQKAETLKTLETARDRLQQAVLKLETVPKDVTVYPEAQQMLAYYRHELERVDLRLTREQTAAKQLEAIEKQAKKIERQIEAAASKRELERARSRWKKLLLQLKQIPNNTSSSDRARTLRDRYENRLSDLEAQIERTPDFATRRVLLQSEDSIPLRSMNFPENSWEQ, encoded by the coding sequence GTGAAAGCGTCAGTAGAACTTGCTTCTGGCACATTAATTGATAATCGCTACCGAATTCAGAAACTTCTGGGTTCGGGCGGATTGGGGCGAACTTACCTGGTGACAGACGAACGACGCTTTGACGAACAATGCGTTCTCAAAGAATTTGTGCCGACGCGCAGAGATCCGGAGGGGTTGGAGAAAGCCCGCCTTTTGTTCCAGAGAGAAGCAAAGGTTTTGCACCAACTCGCACATCCTCAAATTCCTAAGTTTCTTGCCTGGTTTGAGGAGAAGCAACGACTCTTTTTAGTACAAGAATATTTAGAAGGCAAGAATTACTTAACGCTCCTGAACGAGCGCAAACAGGAGGGTAAAAAGTTTTCAGAAGCTGAGATCCTGCGGTGGTTGCAAGCCCTGCTTCCCGTTCTCGATTACATCCATCGCACTGGGGTGATTCATCGGGATATTTCCCCGGACAATATTATGCTTCCGACGGGAGAAGGGGAGACGGGCGAGGCGCTTCCGGTGTTGATTGATTTTGGGGTGGTCAAACAGGCGATCGCGGGAAATCGAGATTCTGCGAGCAGTTCGGGAAAACCCACTGCATTTGTGGGGAAAGTGGGATATTCGCCCCCAGAACAATTGCATTTCGGTCAGTGTTACCCCAGTAGCGATTTATATGCCCTCGCGGCGAGTGCGGTGGTGTTGCTGACGGGGAAACTTCCCAGCCAACTTTTTGATTGTACGGCGATGGAGTGGCAATGGCGCGATCGCGCGCAAATCGGCGAGACACTGGGGGGCATTCTCGACAAAATGTTGATTCAAAAACCCCAATTTCGCTACCCTTCTGCGGCGGACGTGTTGAGCGCCCTATCGCCTGTGGTGCCGTCTCGTAGTTGGTTTCCCCTAATTGCCAATCCCAAAAGCACTGCCGTTATTCCCGCTTCCCCCGCCTCAAAAACGCCAAGGCTACAACAGTCTCCAGAGGGCATTGCGTTGTCCCCCCAGCACCGCCGCAACGCCATTATTCTCGGTTCGGTTACTCTTTTTTGCCTGGGATTGCTGGGAATCGGCTGGCATTCTCCCTATATTTCTTGGATTTGTAAGCCGTTTAATTATTGCGCGCGCGATCGCGAATTCCAAGAACTTTACCAACAAACCCTTGATGATGGCACAAAAGCTCGCCTGCAAACGCAAAAAGCCGAAACCCTAAAAACCTTAGAAACTGCGCGCGATCGTCTCCAGCAAGCTGTCCTCAAGCTTGAAACCGTTCCCAAGGACGTGACCGTGTATCCCGAAGCGCAACAAATGCTCGCGTACTATCGTCATGAATTGGAACGGGTCGATCTACGCCTGACGCGGGAACAAACGGCAGCAAAACAACTTGAGGCGATCGAGAAGCAGGCAAAAAAAATCGAGCGACAAATCGAAGCTGCGGCAAGCAAGCGGGAACTAGAACGGGCGCGATCGCGCTGGAAAAAACTGCTTTTGCAACTCAAGCAAATTCCCAACAACACCTCCTCTAGCGATCGCGCGAGAACTTTACGCGATCGATACGAAAATAGACTGAGCGATCTTGAGGCGCAAATCGAACGCACTCCAGACTTTGCCACCCGCCGGGTTCTCTTGCAATCCGAGGATTCTATCCCACTGAGATCGATGAATTTTCCGGAGAATTCTTGGGAACAATGA
- a CDS encoding tetratricopeptide repeat protein encodes MSKQFLLNTTLSLVAGLLLIDIAPIRPVAAQSSPPILLAQQTNRQQLNELLRQGREFFDAGDYNNAIASYQQAAALDRENAKIHSGIGYLQARLGNYTAAAQSYQQALALEPNNADFHYALGYSLAKNGDNARAAAAYQQAAQFNPNSLNTYLGWGFVLLESGKYNEAIQVYERAIALNPEYSGIYALIGTALLEQDKPQEAINVLQSAIQQTPNDPSILQQLAIAYIKTGNSEAGLTTLKKVVRLQPQNATLYLQMGQLLQEQGNVADAKKAYQEAAALEPNSAETQAAIGKVFLEQQEYLMAIIAFRRVTELTPESAAAHYNLGLALAGRGRRSEAVEALEQARDLYQQQGNESGFKVVEEALSNLK; translated from the coding sequence GTGTCAAAACAATTCCTCCTCAACACAACCCTTTCCCTGGTCGCGGGCTTACTCTTAATCGATATTGCCCCCATTCGTCCTGTCGCCGCTCAAAGCAGTCCTCCAATTCTGCTCGCGCAACAAACGAATCGACAGCAGCTCAACGAATTATTGCGTCAGGGACGCGAATTTTTTGATGCGGGCGATTATAACAACGCGATCGCGTCCTATCAACAAGCCGCAGCCCTCGATCGCGAAAATGCCAAAATTCACTCCGGAATCGGCTACCTGCAAGCTCGATTGGGCAACTACACAGCAGCAGCTCAATCCTATCAACAAGCCCTCGCCCTCGAACCCAATAACGCCGATTTTCACTACGCCCTAGGTTACAGTTTAGCGAAAAACGGTGATAACGCCCGTGCCGCAGCCGCCTATCAGCAAGCCGCTCAATTCAATCCCAACAGCCTCAACACCTATTTAGGATGGGGATTTGTTTTACTAGAGAGCGGGAAGTATAACGAAGCTATTCAAGTTTACGAACGAGCCATCGCCCTCAACCCCGAATATAGCGGGATTTATGCCTTAATTGGAACCGCCTTGCTCGAACAGGACAAGCCCCAAGAAGCCATTAACGTCCTGCAATCGGCAATTCAGCAAACCCCAAACGACCCCAGTATTCTGCAACAATTGGCGATCGCGTACATCAAAACCGGTAACTCCGAAGCGGGACTGACCACACTCAAAAAAGTCGTCCGCTTGCAGCCGCAAAATGCAACGCTGTACCTGCAAATGGGTCAACTTCTCCAAGAACAGGGGAACGTTGCGGATGCTAAAAAAGCCTATCAAGAAGCGGCGGCACTCGAACCCAACTCTGCCGAGACACAAGCTGCCATTGGGAAAGTTTTCCTCGAACAGCAAGAATATCTCATGGCAATTATTGCCTTCCGTCGCGTCACTGAATTGACCCCGGAAAGTGCCGCAGCGCACTACAATCTCGGTTTAGCCTTAGCAGGGCGCGGTCGGCGTTCTGAAGCGGTTGAAGCCCTCGAACAGGCTCGCGATCTTTATCAGCAACAAGGCAACGAGAGCGGGTTTAAAGTGGTTGAAGAAGCTCTGTCGAATCTTAAGTAA
- a CDS encoding adenosine kinase: protein MEFEVSSELLQDLKIDKGVMTLMDEEQQHAVLERLKDRHCKKSCGGSAANAIVAISQLGGRCFYSCKIGNDETGSFYLEDLLRCGVDTNLQTQDPSPGITGKCLVMVTPDADRTMNTFLGITGELSLDELAPEQLKASEYLYMEGYLVSSPTGKATAIASREIAEKSGVKTVLSLSDPNMVEFFEAGLREMMGSGLDFIFANESEALKLAKTAELSEAIEYLKQFAQGFAITRGSKGSLVFDGQKVIDIAPVAVKAVDTVGAGDMYAGVFLYGITHGMSFEEAGILASRASAKIVTQFGPRLATEEVQALLIA, encoded by the coding sequence ATGGAATTTGAGGTTTCCTCGGAACTACTCCAAGACCTCAAAATTGATAAAGGGGTCATGACCTTAATGGACGAAGAACAACAACACGCAGTACTAGAACGCCTAAAAGATCGCCACTGCAAAAAAAGTTGCGGCGGTTCGGCGGCAAATGCAATCGTTGCGATTTCTCAACTGGGCGGGCGCTGTTTTTATTCATGCAAAATAGGAAACGACGAAACGGGTTCTTTTTACTTAGAAGACTTGTTGCGCTGCGGAGTCGATACTAACCTGCAAACCCAAGACCCTTCCCCCGGAATTACAGGAAAATGTTTGGTGATGGTCACTCCCGACGCAGATCGCACGATGAACACCTTTTTGGGGATTACAGGGGAATTGTCCCTTGACGAACTTGCGCCAGAACAATTAAAAGCCTCTGAATATTTGTATATGGAAGGGTATCTCGTCTCTTCCCCCACCGGAAAAGCAACCGCGATCGCGTCCCGCGAAATTGCCGAAAAATCCGGAGTTAAAACCGTACTTTCCCTTTCCGATCCCAATATGGTCGAATTTTTTGAAGCGGGTTTGCGCGAAATGATGGGATCGGGTTTGGATTTTATTTTTGCCAACGAAAGCGAAGCATTAAAACTGGCAAAAACCGCCGAATTATCCGAAGCAATTGAATATTTAAAGCAATTTGCTCAAGGCTTTGCCATTACCAGAGGTTCAAAAGGCTCTTTAGTCTTCGACGGTCAAAAAGTCATTGACATCGCGCCTGTAGCGGTTAAAGCCGTCGATACGGTGGGTGCGGGAGATATGTATGCAGGGGTATTTCTCTACGGCATCACCCACGGAATGAGTTTTGAGGAAGCGGGGATTTTAGCATCACGCGCCTCGGCGAAGATTGTGACTCAATTTGGGCCGCGTTTGGCAACAGAAGAAGTACAAGCGCTATTAATAGCTTGA
- a CDS encoding adenosine deaminase, translated as MALYADLHRHLGGSVVPRVLWRYFQRRDLELSERFPDYAEFEEFYTRSRNTLDEYLELHTLVESVQSAETLPYFIYRLIRGAYIFENLAYLELRYTPYLRTSEALSQTQRIDEMAKIVEIVGKTSRVPEYPMVTSQILCTHSRLPYAVNRAIVDLAAQMPEYVCAIDVAGGDSHYAERLDEFIQLYEYARSRGIKTTGHLYETPDGCYPELLPYLMRIGHGIQIPLRYPHLLKDVAARNQCLEVCPTTYLKTGTLDDLHHLKTVFDRCFDAGVDIAICTDNAGLHNVRLPFEYENLLTQDVIDFRQLQACQEAAFRHAFAWPHDQPPASLLTEALTR; from the coding sequence ATGGCACTATACGCAGATTTACACCGTCACTTAGGAGGCTCTGTAGTACCTCGCGTTCTCTGGCGTTATTTCCAACGGCGCGACCTGGAACTGAGCGAGCGCTTTCCCGATTATGCTGAATTTGAAGAATTTTACACGCGATCGCGCAACACCCTCGATGAATACCTCGAACTCCACACCCTTGTCGAAAGCGTCCAAAGCGCCGAAACCCTGCCCTACTTTATTTATCGCTTGATTCGGGGCGCTTATATTTTTGAAAATTTAGCCTATTTGGAATTACGCTACACTCCCTATTTGCGTACCTCGGAAGCTTTAAGCCAAACCCAACGCATTGATGAGATGGCAAAAATCGTCGAAATCGTCGGCAAAACGTCTCGCGTCCCGGAATACCCAATGGTCACCAGCCAAATCCTCTGCACCCACTCTCGCCTTCCCTACGCGGTGAATCGCGCCATTGTAGACCTGGCTGCCCAAATGCCCGAATACGTCTGTGCGATTGATGTGGCGGGGGGAGACTCCCACTACGCCGAACGCCTCGATGAATTTATTCAATTGTACGAATACGCGCGATCGCGCGGCATCAAAACCACCGGACACCTCTACGAAACCCCCGACGGTTGCTATCCCGAACTCCTTCCCTACCTGATGCGCATCGGTCACGGCATCCAAATTCCCCTTCGCTATCCCCACCTCCTCAAAGACGTTGCAGCGCGAAATCAGTGTCTCGAAGTCTGTCCCACCACCTACCTCAAAACCGGAACCCTAGACGACCTCCACCACCTCAAAACCGTCTTTGACCGTTGTTTCGATGCGGGGGTTGATATCGCCATCTGCACCGATAACGCTGGACTCCACAACGTTCGCCTTCCCTTTGAATACGAAAATCTCCTCACCCAAGATGTCATCGACTTCCGACAACTCCAAGCCTGCCAAGAAGCAGCATTCCGCCACGCCTTCGCTTGGCCTCACGACCAACCCCCTGCATCCTTGCTCACTGAAGCACTGACCCGGTGA
- a CDS encoding 50S ribosomal protein L25/general stress protein Ctc has product MSITIECQKRPDGSKPRALRREGLIPAALYGHKGTESVSLTLKAKEAENLLKAATINNTLIDVSVPEMSWTGKALIRDVQSHPWKRTLYHLSFFAVAGHGSLEVVVPVNLIGTAPGVKLGGILEQSTTEMRVSCLAGKIPESIEIDISKMETGDSLAVSDVAMPEGVDVLEDPETVVVSIVVPSKPATPEGEEEEEAEVAEEPAIAE; this is encoded by the coding sequence ATGTCCATAACCATTGAATGTCAAAAACGCCCAGACGGGAGCAAACCCAGAGCCTTACGCCGCGAAGGGCTGATTCCAGCCGCCCTATACGGACACAAGGGAACCGAATCCGTCTCCCTCACCCTCAAAGCGAAAGAAGCTGAAAATCTTCTCAAAGCAGCAACCATCAACAACACTCTCATTGATGTCAGCGTTCCCGAAATGTCATGGACGGGGAAAGCACTAATTAGAGACGTGCAAAGCCATCCCTGGAAAAGAACCCTCTATCACCTGAGCTTTTTCGCCGTCGCAGGTCACGGTAGCTTGGAAGTTGTCGTTCCCGTTAACCTCATCGGAACCGCACCGGGAGTAAAACTTGGGGGAATCTTAGAGCAAAGTACAACGGAGATGCGAGTGAGTTGTTTGGCAGGTAAGATTCCGGAATCCATCGAGATCGATATCTCCAAAATGGAAACAGGAGACTCCTTGGCAGTAAGCGATGTTGCAATGCCAGAAGGCGTTGATGTTTTAGAAGATCCCGAAACCGTTGTGGTGAGTATCGTCGTTCCCAGCAAACCCGCAACTCCAGAAGGAGAAGAAGAAGAAGAAGCCGAAGTGGCAGAAGAACCCGCGATCGCGGAATAG
- a CDS encoding adenylosuccinate synthase yields MANVIVVGAQWGDEGKGKITDLLSQSADVVVRYQGGVNAGHTVVVKEQTFKLHLIPSGILSPDTDCIIGSGTVIDPEVLIEEIDQLEALGIPTKRLYISQKAHVTMPYHRLIDRASEEERGDRKIGTTKRGIGPTYADKAERTGIRIVDLIDPESLREQLQWAIEYKNVILEKLYNLPPLNAEDAIAQYLKYADRLRPHVIDSSLTIEEAVKKRHNILFEGAQGTLLDLDHGTYPYVTSSNPIAGGACVGAGVGPTIVDRAIGVAKAYTTRVGEGPFPTELHGEVGEELCDRGAEFGTTTGRRRRCGWFDAVIGRYAARINGLDCLAITKLDVLDELDEIQICTAYEIDGQPCYHLPSSARQFAKCKPVYKTLPGWKRSTADCRTLDDLPPQALDYLKFLAELMDVPIAIVSLGASRDQTIVVEDPIHGPKRALLDAKPSPLAG; encoded by the coding sequence TTGGCTAACGTTATTGTTGTCGGAGCCCAGTGGGGCGATGAAGGAAAAGGAAAAATCACCGATCTGCTCAGTCAGTCGGCAGATGTCGTTGTGCGTTACCAAGGGGGGGTTAACGCAGGACACACAGTTGTTGTCAAAGAACAAACCTTTAAACTCCATCTCATTCCTTCTGGCATTTTATCCCCGGATACGGATTGTATTATCGGCTCAGGAACGGTTATTGACCCCGAAGTCTTAATCGAAGAAATTGACCAACTTGAAGCCCTAGGGATTCCTACAAAGCGCCTGTATATCTCGCAAAAGGCGCACGTCACCATGCCCTATCATCGACTGATCGATCGCGCGTCAGAAGAAGAACGGGGGGATCGCAAAATTGGCACCACCAAGCGAGGAATCGGCCCGACCTATGCCGATAAAGCCGAACGGACGGGGATTCGGATCGTCGACCTCATCGACCCCGAAAGCTTGCGCGAGCAACTCCAGTGGGCGATCGAGTATAAAAATGTAATTTTAGAAAAACTTTACAATTTACCGCCCCTCAATGCCGAGGACGCGATCGCGCAGTACCTCAAATATGCAGATCGCCTGCGTCCCCACGTCATCGATAGTTCCTTGACCATTGAGGAAGCCGTTAAAAAGCGTCATAACATCCTGTTTGAGGGCGCGCAGGGGACGCTGCTGGACTTAGACCACGGAACCTATCCCTACGTCACCTCCTCCAATCCCATTGCTGGGGGAGCTTGCGTGGGCGCGGGAGTGGGTCCCACAATCGTCGATCGCGCGATCGGCGTTGCCAAAGCCTACACCACCCGCGTTGGCGAAGGACCCTTCCCCACCGAACTCCACGGAGAAGTCGGAGAAGAATTGTGCGATCGCGGGGCAGAATTCGGCACCACAACCGGTCGTCGCCGTCGTTGCGGTTGGTTTGATGCGGTCATCGGTCGCTACGCCGCGCGAATCAACGGATTAGACTGTTTGGCAATCACCAAACTCGACGTTCTCGACGAACTCGACGAAATCCAAATCTGCACCGCCTACGAAATTGACGGTCAACCCTGTTACCACTTGCCCAGCAGCGCCCGCCAATTCGCCAAATGCAAACCCGTCTACAAAACCCTACCCGGTTGGAAGCGCTCAACCGCAGATTGTCGAACCTTAGACGATCTGCCCCCCCAGGCGCTAGACTACCTCAAGTTTCTCGCCGAACTCATGGATGTTCCCATCGCGATCGTCTCCCTCGGCGCAAGTCGCGACCAAACCATTGTGGTTGAAGACCCCATCCACGGGCCCAAACGCGCCCTTCTCGATGCCAAACCCAGCCCGCTTGCGGGTTAA
- the rpmG gene encoding 50S ribosomal protein L33 → MASKKGVRITITLECTECRSNQNKRSPGVSRYNTSKNRRNTTGRMELKKFCTHCNTHTIHKEIK, encoded by the coding sequence ATGGCAAGCAAAAAGGGCGTAAGAATCACGATTACATTGGAATGCACCGAATGTCGCAGCAACCAAAACAAGCGATCGCCCGGTGTTTCCCGCTATAACACGAGCAAAAACCGTCGCAACACGACAGGACGAATGGAATTGAAAAAGTTTTGTACCCACTGCAACACCCACACCATTCATAAAGAAATCAAATAA
- a CDS encoding glycosyltransferase, whose protein sequence is MTTVLGSLLIILTLGAIVFYLACLGCTLYFFTQPDRALKSDDPPVSIMVPVCGLDTGAWENWSSLCQQDYPNYEVLFGVVDPKDPAVVVLEKLVATFPARSRLKVGLEPRGINHKDSTLSYLLEEAKNEVIIFVDSDIRVNKDYIRTVTAPLADPEVGMVTCAFVGHNPESLGGAIASYGRCIDFIPSLLLARILDGGLRCAVGATIATRKSTLTDYDGLHLNRIGSDYNIGKRAAAAGYRVELSRYILNSDTGKESLRDVFQRELRWARTIRFNRGAQYYTMIFCYGTIFSLPLLFLPGFHAQGIIICAIAWLIRYLQVLIALLLLNCPKLLRWLWIVPLRDFLSVLVWAMGAFGNSVYWRGRRLRVQGDGIISPWDRRGDEVTG, encoded by the coding sequence ATGACTACTGTCCTCGGAAGTTTGTTGATTATTCTCACCTTGGGCGCGATCGTCTTCTATCTTGCCTGTTTGGGGTGTACGCTTTATTTTTTCACTCAACCCGATCGCGCGCTGAAATCTGACGATCCTCCCGTTTCAATTATGGTGCCTGTTTGCGGGTTAGATACGGGAGCGTGGGAGAATTGGTCGTCCCTGTGCCAGCAGGATTATCCGAACTACGAGGTTTTATTTGGCGTTGTCGATCCCAAAGATCCGGCAGTTGTGGTGTTAGAGAAATTGGTTGCCACCTTCCCCGCGCGATCGCGTCTAAAAGTGGGTCTAGAACCGCGCGGCATCAACCATAAAGACAGCACCCTCAGCTATCTCCTAGAAGAAGCAAAAAATGAGGTCATTATCTTCGTAGATAGCGATATTCGCGTCAATAAAGACTATATTCGCACCGTAACCGCTCCCTTAGCGGATCCGGAAGTGGGAATGGTTACCTGTGCCTTTGTGGGACACAATCCCGAATCTCTTGGGGGCGCGATCGCGTCCTACGGGCGTTGCATTGACTTCATCCCCAGCCTCCTTCTCGCTCGCATCCTCGATGGTGGTTTGCGCTGCGCGGTGGGTGCAACCATCGCCACGCGAAAATCCACCCTCACAGACTACGACGGATTGCACCTCAATCGCATTGGCTCCGATTACAACATCGGCAAACGTGCCGCAGCAGCCGGATATCGCGTTGAACTGTCCCGCTACATTCTCAACTCAGATACGGGCAAAGAAAGCCTTCGCGACGTGTTCCAGCGAGAACTGCGGTGGGCGAGAACCATTCGCTTCAATCGCGGCGCACAATATTACACGATGATCTTTTGCTACGGTACGATTTTTTCCCTGCCATTACTGTTCCTCCCTGGGTTTCATGCACAAGGGATTATCATTTGCGCGATCGCGTGGCTCATTCGCTACCTGCAAGTCCTCATCGCTCTCCTCCTCCTCAACTGCCCGAAACTCCTGCGCTGGCTTTGGATCGTCCCTTTACGGGATTTTCTCAGTGTGCTGGTTTGGGCAATGGGAGCATTCGGAAACAGCGTTTACTGGCGGGGACGGCGATTGCGCGTTCAAGGAGACGGGATTATCTCCCCGTGGGATAGACGGGGTGACGAGGTGACGGGGTGA
- the rpsR gene encoding 30S ribosomal protein S18, translating into MAYFRKRLSPIKPGEPIDYKDVELLRKFVTERGKILPRRITNLTSQQQKQLTTAIKQARYLALLPYVNTEG; encoded by the coding sequence ATGGCTTATTTCCGCAAACGTCTGTCTCCGATTAAACCGGGAGAACCCATCGACTATAAAGATGTCGAATTACTGCGCAAGTTCGTGACCGAACGGGGAAAAATTCTCCCCCGCCGCATTACGAATTTGACCTCTCAGCAACAGAAACAATTGACCACCGCAATCAAGCAAGCGCGGTATTTAGCTTTATTGCCTTATGTCAATACTGAGGGATAG
- a CDS encoding alpha/beta fold hydrolase, whose protein sequence is MENIDSKYIKVQRATIHYLEAEKKGSQTIVLLHGASFQAQTWQNLGTLDFLAQQDYQVVAVDMPGYGQSGAFSGTPSEFLREFLESLNLHLPILVSPSMSGSYALPFLIDYTNRLRGLVAIAPVGIVRYQDRLRGIELPTLALWGSNDRIIPLQQADLLAQLMPNTQKVVIEDAGHACYMRATTEFHQHLLEFIQKLG, encoded by the coding sequence ATGGAAAATATAGATTCTAAATATATAAAAGTCCAAAGGGCAACTATTCATTATCTTGAGGCGGAAAAAAAAGGATCGCAAACAATTGTTTTGCTCCACGGCGCGAGTTTTCAAGCACAGACGTGGCAAAACTTAGGAACGCTCGATTTTTTAGCCCAACAAGACTATCAGGTTGTCGCAGTAGATATGCCGGGTTACGGTCAATCAGGGGCGTTTTCTGGTACGCCGTCTGAGTTTTTGCGAGAATTTCTTGAAAGCCTCAATTTACACCTGCCGATTCTGGTTTCTCCTTCGATGAGCGGCAGTTACGCCCTTCCCTTTCTTATCGATTATACAAATCGATTGAGGGGGCTTGTCGCGATCGCGCCTGTCGGGATTGTCCGCTATCAAGATCGATTGCGAGGGATCGAACTTCCCACCTTAGCCCTTTGGGGCAGCAACGATCGTATTATTCCCCTGCAACAAGCAGATTTACTCGCCCAACTGATGCCTAATACTCAAAAAGTCGTTATCGAAGATGCGGGTCATGCCTGCTATATGCGCGCAACGACTGAGTTTCATCAACATTTGCTGGAATTTATCCAAAAATTGGGCTAA
- a CDS encoding pentapeptide repeat-containing protein — MTHSTVANTSLNLPSFLACEDLQQICQDFLKLDERQRLSILQQIGLARYDFLIPMPLSETNIACVMRLFSTPSQAKFPDLRGADLSGLNLAGVNFIRGNLTGTNLQGSCLSSADLLFANLTNADLRGADLRGATLNETVWLGTRVEGCHLGKGIGLTKRDVTDLTLNGGIFER, encoded by the coding sequence ATGACCCATTCCACCGTTGCAAACACCTCTCTCAATCTCCCTTCTTTCCTCGCCTGCGAAGACTTACAGCAAATTTGTCAGGACTTTCTTAAACTCGACGAACGACAGCGCTTGTCCATTCTCCAACAAATTGGATTGGCGCGGTACGATTTTTTAATTCCGATGCCCTTGAGCGAAACTAATATTGCTTGCGTGATGCGCTTATTTAGTACGCCGAGTCAGGCAAAGTTTCCGGATTTGCGCGGCGCAGATTTATCGGGATTGAATTTAGCGGGAGTTAATTTCATTCGGGGTAACCTAACAGGAACCAATCTTCAAGGGAGTTGCTTATCCAGTGCGGATTTGCTCTTTGCTAATTTGACCAATGCAGATTTGCGAGGCGCAGATTTACGCGGTGCAACCCTCAATGAAACGGTTTGGCTGGGAACGCGGGTTGAAGGGTGTCACCTGGGGAAAGGGATTGGGTTAACGAAACGGGATGTTACGGATTTGACCCTCAATGGCGGAATATTTGAACGCTAA
- a CDS encoding RDD family protein — translation MYDDRPPLPSPKRFPRVPPDRRFYAFLIDFVAVWIVSSIGGSWLLQAIIFAAGWFGLRVVLVTRNQGQSLGSWAMDMKVIDLRFRRIPDIVTLGKREAILGFTALLAMTGLNIFFVNAFSTLLLVSPLLANCGTAFADEQYNQALHDRVAGTATIQTKRGFSLDLRTRQLLDEIKYRMRK, via the coding sequence ATGTACGACGACCGTCCCCCACTCCCATCCCCCAAACGCTTTCCCAGAGTCCCCCCAGATCGGAGATTCTATGCGTTTTTAATTGATTTTGTTGCCGTTTGGATTGTCAGTTCCATTGGCGGAAGTTGGTTATTGCAAGCCATTATCTTTGCAGCAGGGTGGTTTGGACTGCGAGTCGTTCTGGTCACGCGCAATCAGGGACAAAGCCTAGGGTCTTGGGCGATGGATATGAAAGTGATCGATTTGCGCTTCCGACGCATCCCCGATATTGTTACCTTGGGCAAACGGGAGGCAATTTTGGGATTTACGGCATTGTTAGCAATGACAGGATTGAATATCTTTTTTGTTAATGCTTTTAGTACTTTGCTGCTGGTATCGCCACTACTTGCCAATTGTGGTACGGCGTTCGCCGACGAGCAGTATAACCAAGCTTTGCACGATCGCGTGGCGGGAACGGCAACCATTCAAACCAAGCGCGGATTTTCCCTCGACCTCAGAACGCGACAATTACTTGATGAGATCAAGTATCGTATGCGAAAATGA
- a CDS encoding STAS domain-containing protein, with amino-acid sequence MNIVLRPQRDLDIKGASILQQKVFGLLPVQEESCWVIDMVQVNFINHFGLTSLIAVRQAARQYGCRLYLLNLKQPVLFMLEITGLDKEFEILESLDAAFNSKIRLLLC; translated from the coding sequence ATGAATATTGTGCTGCGTCCTCAAAGAGATTTAGATATCAAGGGGGCTTCGATACTCCAGCAAAAAGTCTTTGGCTTACTCCCAGTGCAAGAAGAATCTTGTTGGGTCATCGATATGGTTCAGGTTAATTTTATTAACCATTTTGGTTTGACCTCACTGATCGCAGTTCGTCAAGCAGCTCGACAATATGGATGCCGTCTTTATCTATTAAATCTCAAACAACCCGTTTTATTCATGCTTGAAATTACGGGATTAGATAAAGAATTTGAAATTTTGGAAAGTTTGGATGCTGCTTTCAATTCCAAAATTCGTTTATTGCTGTGCTAA